CGACGCCACGGACTACTTCATCGTGGCGTCGGGTACCTCCGACGCGCACGTCCGCGGCATCGCGGACTCGGTGGTGGAGAAGCTGCACCGGCGGGGCCTGCGGGCGCATCACGTCGAGGGCCTCTCGACCGGGCGGTGGGTGCTGCTCGATTTCGTGGACTTCGTGGTCCACCTCTTTCATCCCGAGGCGCGGAGCTTCTACCAGCTCGAGCGCCTCTGGAGCGATGCGCCGGAGCTCCGGTCCGGCGCCTGAACCGGCAGGTGAGCTCATGATCCGTCGTCTCGCGCTCGCGGTCCTCCTGGCCTCCGGCGCCCCCGCCACCCTCGCCGCCCAGTACTACTTCGGGCAGAACAAGGTCCAGTACCGGACCTTCGACTTCCAGGTGCTGCGCACCGAGCACTTCGATATCCACTTCTACCCCGAGGCGCGCCAGGCGGCGCTCGACGCGGGGCGGATGGCGGAGCGCTCCTACCAGCAGCTGTCGCGGATCCTGCGGCACGAGTACCGCGAGCGGAAGCCGATCATCCTCTACGCCTCGCACTCCGACTTCCAGCAGACCAACGCGCTGGGCGGCGAGTCCCCGGGCGAGGGCACCGGCGGCGTCACCGACTTCTTCAAGCAGCGGGTCATCCTGCCCTTCACCGGCTCCTA
The Gemmatimonadota bacterium DNA segment above includes these coding regions:
- the rsfS gene encoding ribosome silencing factor codes for the protein MVLDLRGLTDATDYFIVASGTSDAHVRGIADSVVEKLHRRGLRAHHVEGLSTGRWVLLDFVDFVVHLFHPEARSFYQLERLWSDAPELRSGA